One window of the Emcibacter sp. genome contains the following:
- a CDS encoding vitamin B12-dependent ribonucleotide reductase: MRVKRRFTSPDQSPYHGLEFRTTDSEIRNPDGTVVFELKGIEVPATWSQVAADIIAQKYFRKAGVPSCLQPVKEDDVPTWLWRHEANESAMSALHEDKRTGPEKSAKQVFDRLAGTWTYWGWKGGYFSEESDARAFFDELRYMLANQMCAPNSPQWFNTGLHWAYGIDGPAQGHFYVDYRTGKLTKSKSSYEHPQPHACFIQGVEDDLVNDGGIMDLWTREARLFKYGSGTGSNFSNLRGSGESLSGGGKSSGLMSFLKIGDRAAGAIKSGGTTRRAAKMVIVDIDHPDIEEFINWKVKEEQKVAALVTGSRIVEKHLQAVMSACQDQSLEAEDAFDPNVNHALKTAILAARNSLVSENYIQRVIQFAKQGYTDIEFETYDTDWDSEAYLTVSGQNSNNTVRVTDDFMQSVLDDGDWDLINRGNHHICKTLKSRALWEDITMSAWQCADPGLQFHTTINDWHTCPQSGPIRASNPCSEYMFLDNTACNLASLNLMKFRTSDDEFDIDNFEHAVTLWTVVLEISVLMAQFPSKEIAQLSYQFRTLGLGYANIGGLIMSSGLGYDSDEGRALCGAISALMTGTAYRTSAEMAREIGAFPSFAENKEDMLRVIRNHRRAAWGKAEGYEELATTPVPLDIANCPLSDITTAAGRVWDQALEIGTLHGYRNAQVSVIAPTGTIGLVMDCDTTGIEPDFALVKYKKLAGGGHFKIINRLVPNALKTLGYSPKQIDEIAKYAVGYGTLEGAPHINHESLKSKGFSQAQLDILEDNIASAFDISFAFNHWMLGRDFCRDVLGFSDKQLDDLTFNMLEALGFEKKQIEEANLYCTGTMTLEGAPHLKDHHLPVFDCANPCGKIGKRYLSAESHIRMMAAAQPFISGAISKTVNMPNSATVEDCKKAYMLSWNLGLKANALYRDGSKLSQPLNVSLLKEDDVKEDTSLPEKTRIVAERIVERIVEQNAPAARRKLPSRRKGYTQKAAVGGHKVYLRTGEYDDGALGEIFIDMHKEGAAFRSLMNNFAIALSIGLQYGVPLEEYVDAFTFTRFEPSGQVVGNDAIKMATSVLDYIFRELAVSYLGRNDLAHVNPEDLMPDSIGSGDGPARQEPVKGTEQALDRVIGLASTGYVRKSNLYVLNTTSESKEDITKMEASTTASASSAAVVNATVVTRETVSSSVLQARMKGYEGDACQECGNFTMVRNGTCLKCDSCGSTSGCS; this comes from the coding sequence ATGAGAGTTAAACGTCGCTTCACCTCACCAGACCAGTCGCCGTACCACGGCCTTGAGTTCAGGACAACTGACAGTGAGATCCGTAATCCGGATGGAACCGTTGTCTTCGAGCTGAAGGGAATCGAGGTGCCGGCAACCTGGAGCCAGGTGGCGGCAGACATCATCGCCCAGAAATATTTCCGCAAGGCCGGTGTGCCAAGTTGTCTTCAGCCTGTAAAGGAAGATGACGTTCCAACCTGGCTCTGGCGCCACGAGGCAAATGAAAGCGCCATGTCGGCCCTGCACGAAGACAAGAGAACCGGCCCGGAAAAAAGCGCCAAACAGGTCTTTGACCGGCTGGCCGGAACCTGGACTTACTGGGGCTGGAAAGGTGGTTATTTCAGTGAGGAAAGCGACGCCCGCGCCTTTTTTGATGAACTGAGGTATATGCTGGCCAACCAGATGTGCGCACCGAATTCCCCGCAATGGTTTAACACCGGCCTGCATTGGGCCTATGGCATTGACGGACCGGCCCAGGGGCATTTCTATGTGGATTACCGGACCGGCAAGCTGACCAAATCCAAAAGTTCCTATGAACATCCCCAGCCACATGCCTGCTTCATCCAGGGGGTAGAGGATGATCTGGTTAATGACGGCGGTATTATGGATCTCTGGACCCGTGAAGCACGTCTGTTCAAATACGGCTCAGGCACCGGCAGCAACTTTTCCAATCTCCGTGGCAGTGGTGAATCCCTGTCCGGTGGCGGCAAATCGTCCGGTCTGATGAGCTTCCTCAAAATCGGCGACCGGGCGGCCGGCGCCATTAAATCCGGCGGCACCACCCGGCGGGCTGCCAAGATGGTGATCGTTGATATCGACCATCCGGATATTGAGGAATTCATCAACTGGAAGGTCAAGGAAGAGCAGAAAGTCGCCGCCCTTGTCACCGGTTCCAGGATTGTCGAAAAACATCTGCAGGCAGTCATGTCGGCCTGTCAGGATCAAAGCCTGGAGGCAGAAGACGCTTTCGACCCTAACGTAAATCACGCCCTTAAGACTGCAATTCTGGCTGCCCGGAATTCCCTGGTCAGCGAGAACTATATCCAGCGCGTTATCCAGTTTGCAAAGCAGGGATACACGGATATCGAGTTTGAAACCTATGATACGGATTGGGATTCCGAAGCCTACCTCACCGTTTCCGGCCAGAATTCAAACAACACCGTCCGGGTCACGGATGACTTCATGCAGTCTGTGCTGGACGATGGCGACTGGGACCTGATCAACCGGGGCAATCACCATATCTGCAAGACGCTGAAATCACGTGCGCTGTGGGAAGACATCACCATGTCCGCCTGGCAGTGCGCCGATCCCGGCCTGCAGTTCCATACCACCATTAACGACTGGCACACATGCCCGCAGTCCGGCCCGATCCGGGCGTCCAATCCCTGTTCCGAATATATGTTCCTGGACAATACCGCCTGCAACCTCGCGTCGCTCAATCTGATGAAGTTCAGAACATCCGATGACGAATTTGATATCGACAACTTTGAACATGCGGTTACGCTGTGGACCGTCGTTCTGGAAATCTCGGTCCTCATGGCACAGTTCCCGTCAAAGGAAATTGCCCAGTTGAGCTATCAATTCCGCACGCTCGGTCTCGGCTACGCCAACATCGGCGGACTGATCATGTCTTCCGGTCTTGGTTATGACAGTGATGAAGGTCGCGCTCTTTGCGGTGCCATTTCCGCACTCATGACCGGCACGGCCTACCGCACCTCGGCTGAAATGGCCCGGGAGATCGGTGCGTTTCCGTCATTTGCAGAAAACAAGGAAGATATGCTGCGGGTGATCCGCAATCATCGGCGGGCGGCCTGGGGCAAGGCAGAAGGATATGAGGAACTGGCCACCACGCCGGTACCTCTTGATATCGCCAACTGTCCTCTCTCCGACATTACCACAGCCGCCGGACGCGTCTGGGACCAGGCGCTGGAAATAGGCACCCTGCACGGCTATCGCAATGCCCAGGTCAGCGTCATTGCACCGACCGGAACCATCGGTCTGGTGATGGATTGCGACACCACCGGCATCGAACCTGACTTCGCGCTGGTCAAATATAAAAAACTGGCAGGTGGCGGGCATTTCAAAATCATCAATCGCCTTGTCCCTAACGCCCTGAAAACACTTGGCTACAGCCCCAAACAGATTGACGAAATCGCAAAATATGCGGTTGGCTACGGCACCCTGGAAGGGGCCCCTCATATCAATCATGAAAGCCTGAAATCCAAGGGTTTTTCGCAGGCCCAGCTCGATATCCTTGAAGACAATATCGCCAGCGCCTTTGACATCAGTTTTGCCTTTAACCACTGGATGCTGGGCCGGGACTTCTGCCGTGACGTGCTAGGTTTTTCCGATAAACAACTGGATGATCTTACTTTCAACATGCTTGAGGCCCTTGGCTTTGAGAAGAAGCAGATTGAGGAAGCAAACCTTTATTGCACCGGGACCATGACTCTGGAAGGCGCCCCTCACCTGAAAGACCATCACCTGCCGGTGTTCGATTGCGCCAACCCCTGTGGCAAGATCGGCAAACGTTATCTCAGTGCAGAGAGTCATATCCGCATGATGGCCGCCGCCCAGCCCTTTATTTCCGGCGCTATTTCAAAAACCGTCAACATGCCCAATTCCGCAACTGTCGAGGATTGCAAAAAGGCCTATATGTTGTCCTGGAACCTGGGTCTGAAGGCTAACGCGCTCTACCGCGACGGCTCCAAGCTGTCCCAGCCTCTCAACGTCTCTCTGCTCAAGGAGGATGACGTAAAGGAGGATACATCTCTGCCGGAAAAGACCCGAATTGTTGCTGAACGCATTGTCGAGCGTATTGTCGAGCAAAATGCGCCTGCAGCCCGCAGAAAACTACCCTCCCGGCGCAAGGGTTATACCCAGAAAGCAGCCGTTGGCGGTCACAAGGTTTACCTGCGGACCGGCGAATATGACGACGGCGCCCTCGGCGAAATTTTCATTGACATGCACAAGGAAGGCGCCGCCTTCCGTAGTCTGATGAATAATTTCGCCATCGCCCTGTCTATCGGCCTTCAGTATGGGGTTCCGCTGGAAGAATATGTGGACGCCTTTACCTTTACAAGATTCGAACCCTCCGGACAGGTGGTCGGAAATGACGCTATCAAAATGGCGACATCCGTTCTGGATTATATTTTCCGTGAACTTGCCGTTTCCTATCTGGGACGGAATGACCTCGCCCATGTCAACCCGGAAGACCTGATGCCCGATTCCATTGGTTCCGGTGATGGTCCGGCCAGGCAGGAGCCCGTGAAAGGAACGGAACAGGCTCTGGATCGTGTGATTGGTCTGGCCAGTACCGGCTATGTCAGGAAAAGCAACCTTTATGTCCTCAACACGACATCTGAGTCGAAAGAGGATATCACAAAGATGGAAGCCTCAACCACAGCGTCGGCTTCTTCTGCCGCCGTGGTCAACGCCACCGTAGTGACACGGGAAACCGTAAGCAGCTCGGTCCTTCAGGCGCGGATGAAAGGTTATGAAGGTGACGCCTGTCAGGAATGCGGCAATTTCACCATGGTACGTAACGGAACATGCCTGAAATGTGACAGTTGCGGCTCGACAAGCGGCTGTTCCTGA
- a CDS encoding NADH:ubiquinone oxidoreductase subunit NDUFA12, with the protein MFSLLKRIFTWWHDSTIGTWIFTSLNGEKVGEDEQGNVYYREKKGRKRWVMYNGEIEASRVPPEWHAWLHYTIDETPVEKPPVVKKWEKEHQPNPTGTVEAYYPTGSLNAAGARPKSAGDYEAWTPNS; encoded by the coding sequence ATGTTTTCCTTACTCAAGAGAATTTTTACCTGGTGGCACGACAGCACGATCGGTACCTGGATTTTTACCAGCCTGAATGGTGAAAAAGTGGGTGAAGACGAGCAGGGCAATGTTTATTACCGTGAGAAAAAAGGCCGCAAGCGCTGGGTCATGTATAATGGTGAAATTGAAGCCTCCCGCGTTCCGCCGGAATGGCACGCCTGGCTGCATTACACTATTGATGAAACACCTGTTGAAAAACCGCCCGTGGTAAAAAAGTGGGAAAAGGAACACCAGCCCAACCCGACTGGTACCGTCGAAGCCTATTATCCAACCGGCAGTCTGAATGCCGCAGGGGCACGTCCCAAATCTGCCGGCGACTACGAGGCCTGGACGCCAAACAGCTGA
- the mlaD gene encoding outer membrane lipid asymmetry maintenance protein MlaD yields MRSNLVETLVGAVVLFVAGSFLYFAYTHANLSNNGGYHLKAKFDKVDGLAVGSDVRVSGIKVGSVIKQYIDPETFMAVVEFTVDPKIRIPEDTFAKITAEGLLGGNYLVLDPGGSDDILEDGDEILDTQGSVDFLGLLDKFAGSGDDK; encoded by the coding sequence ATGCGCAGTAACCTGGTAGAGACCCTTGTGGGGGCAGTGGTCCTGTTTGTAGCCGGAAGTTTTCTGTATTTCGCATATACCCATGCCAATCTTTCGAATAATGGCGGATATCACCTGAAGGCGAAGTTTGACAAGGTTGACGGACTGGCCGTCGGCAGTGACGTGCGTGTCAGCGGGATCAAGGTCGGCAGCGTTATAAAACAATATATCGATCCTGAAACCTTCATGGCTGTGGTCGAATTTACTGTCGATCCGAAAATCAGAATTCCTGAAGATACCTTTGCGAAAATCACCGCGGAAGGCTTGCTCGGCGGCAATTATCTGGTTCTGGATCCAGGCGGAAGTGACGATATTCTGGAAGATGGCGACGAAATCCTGGATACCCAGGGATCCGTCGACTTCCTTGGCCTTCTTGATAAATTTGCAGGGTCCGGCGACGACAAATGA
- a CDS encoding DUF2155 domain-containing protein translates to MMSRLKRIAVTLAVLLPLAGQISGALAEENLSTGDADQVAVVVLGALDKITARLSSIEARQDEPVRFGTLEIVMRHCRSNPPEETPESVAFLEITDVGQGKESNLVFIGWMFASSPAVSPLEHPVYDVWVTSCKMVSGEQSSGRE, encoded by the coding sequence ATGATGTCGAGGCTGAAGCGCATAGCGGTTACTCTTGCGGTCCTGCTTCCCCTGGCCGGACAGATTTCCGGTGCTTTGGCAGAAGAAAATCTTTCAACTGGGGACGCTGACCAGGTAGCGGTCGTTGTACTTGGCGCCCTCGACAAAATTACCGCACGACTTTCCAGCATTGAAGCCCGGCAGGATGAGCCGGTCAGGTTCGGTACGCTGGAGATTGTCATGCGTCACTGTCGCTCGAACCCGCCGGAAGAAACGCCTGAAAGTGTTGCTTTTCTAGAGATTACCGATGTGGGACAGGGAAAAGAGTCTAACCTGGTTTTCATCGGCTGGATGTTTGCCTCAAGTCCGGCAGTCTCGCCGCTGGAACATCCCGTCTATGATGTCTGGGTGACCAGTTGCAAAATGGTGTCCGGTGAACAATCCTCGGGCAGGGAATAA
- the aat gene encoding leucyl/phenylalanyl-tRNA--protein transferase, producing the protein MTEITADLLLHAYSQGIFPMGESADSAEIFWVDPELRGIFPLDHFHVPSRLARTIRKQPFEIRIDTAFRDVMMGCAETVPQTERDNTWINDTILDRYCELFDRGYAHSVECWQEGKLVGGLYGVAIGGAFCGESMFHKVSDASKVALVYLVARLKKAGYSLLDTQFITDHLEKFGAVEIPRMEYKARLARALELEPDFYSLPEDCSPDTILQLVTQTS; encoded by the coding sequence ATGACAGAAATAACAGCTGATCTGCTACTTCATGCTTATAGCCAGGGCATTTTCCCCATGGGGGAAAGTGCCGACAGCGCCGAAATTTTCTGGGTGGATCCCGAACTCCGCGGGATCTTCCCACTGGATCATTTCCATGTCCCCTCCCGGCTTGCCAGAACAATCCGCAAACAGCCGTTCGAGATCCGGATCGACACAGCCTTTCGTGACGTGATGATGGGCTGCGCCGAGACAGTTCCGCAGACTGAACGGGACAACACCTGGATCAATGATACAATTCTCGATCGTTATTGCGAGCTTTTCGACAGGGGCTATGCCCATTCTGTTGAATGCTGGCAGGAGGGGAAACTAGTCGGCGGGCTCTATGGTGTCGCGATTGGCGGGGCTTTTTGCGGCGAAAGCATGTTTCACAAGGTCAGTGATGCCAGCAAGGTTGCTCTTGTTTACCTGGTCGCCCGTCTGAAGAAAGCCGGCTACAGCCTGCTGGATACACAGTTCATCACTGATCATCTGGAAAAATTCGGGGCGGTGGAAATTCCGAGAATGGAATATAAAGCCAGACTGGCCCGTGCACTCGAACTGGAACCTGATTTTTATTCCCTGCCCGAGGATTGTTCACCGGACACCATTTTGCAACTGGTCACCCAGACATCATAG
- the accC gene encoding acetyl-CoA carboxylase biotin carboxylase subunit yields MFDKVLIANRGEIALRIHRACREMGIHTVAVHSEADENAMHVRLADESVCIGPAASSGSYLNIPAIIAAAEITNADAIHPGYGFLSENDKFAEIVEQHKIAFIGPTAHHIRVMGDKISAKDTVKKLGIPVVPGSEGEVRDFDTASKVAKEIGYPVIVKAASGGGGRGMKVVHNEGELQSAVSSAKAEAKAAFGDDAVYLEKYLTLPRHIELQILADEHGNCIHLGERDCSLQRRHQKVLEEAPSPALNADEREKIGQVVSKAIQGLGYRGAGTIEFLYENGEFYFIEMNTRLQVEHPVTEMITGVDIVREQIRIAAGLPLSLKQEDITFSGHAIECRINAEDPFTFIPSPGKIGDYHTPGGLGVRVDSALYSGYSIPPYYDSMIAKLIVHGKTRNECLMRLRRALEEYVIDGIKTTIPLHQMLMRESDFMNGAYDIHWLENFLANLDT; encoded by the coding sequence ATGTTTGATAAAGTTCTTATTGCCAACCGTGGAGAGATTGCCCTGCGGATTCACAGAGCCTGCAGGGAAATGGGCATTCACACTGTTGCCGTTCATTCCGAAGCTGATGAAAATGCCATGCATGTACGTCTGGCAGATGAAAGCGTTTGTATCGGACCGGCGGCCTCCTCCGGAAGCTACCTCAATATTCCGGCTATCATCGCGGCCGCGGAAATAACCAACGCAGATGCCATTCATCCTGGATATGGCTTTTTGTCTGAAAATGACAAATTTGCCGAAATCGTGGAACAGCATAAAATTGCCTTTATCGGCCCGACCGCCCACCATATCCGGGTCATGGGTGACAAGATTTCCGCCAAGGACACTGTTAAAAAGCTCGGCATCCCGGTCGTGCCCGGGTCCGAAGGTGAAGTCCGTGATTTTGACACTGCTTCCAAGGTTGCCAAGGAAATTGGTTATCCGGTTATTGTAAAGGCAGCCTCCGGCGGTGGCGGACGCGGTATGAAAGTGGTTCACAACGAAGGTGAACTGCAGTCTGCCGTAAGTTCGGCCAAAGCAGAAGCCAAGGCGGCTTTCGGCGACGATGCTGTTTACCTGGAGAAATATCTCACCCTGCCCCGGCATATCGAATTGCAGATACTTGCTGATGAACATGGCAACTGCATCCATCTTGGTGAACGGGATTGTTCCCTGCAGCGTCGGCATCAAAAGGTGCTGGAAGAAGCTCCCTCGCCGGCTCTCAATGCGGACGAGCGGGAAAAGATCGGCCAGGTCGTCAGCAAAGCCATTCAGGGGCTCGGGTACCGGGGTGCCGGCACCATTGAATTCCTGTATGAAAACGGCGAATTCTATTTCATTGAAATGAATACCCGGCTACAGGTGGAGCATCCGGTAACAGAGATGATCACCGGTGTGGACATTGTGCGTGAACAGATCCGCATTGCTGCCGGTCTGCCGTTGTCCCTGAAACAGGAGGATATCACCTTCTCAGGCCATGCGATAGAATGCCGTATCAACGCGGAAGATCCCTTCACCTTTATCCCGTCACCGGGTAAAATCGGCGACTACCATACGCCGGGCGGCCTTGGTGTCCGGGTGGATTCCGCGCTGTATAGCGGTTACAGCATCCCCCCCTATTACGACAGCATGATTGCCAAGTTGATCGTCCATGGGAAAACCCGCAACGAGTGCCTGATGCGTCTGCGGCGTGCGTTGGAGGAATATGTCATTGATGGAATCAAGACAACAATTCCGCTGCATCAGATGTTGATGCGGGAAAGTGATTTTATGAATGGCGCCTATGACATTCACTGGCTGGAAAACTTCCTTGCTAATCTGGATACATGA
- the accB gene encoding acetyl-CoA carboxylase biotin carboxyl carrier protein, with amino-acid sequence MSKMHVDQELIRDLAALLNETDLSEIEVEDGDLKIRVCRNMTVVAASPAAAPAAAPAVIAEAAEPQAADHPGAVLSPMVGTIYCAPDPNSDNFISVGDKVSAGDTLMIVEAMKVMNHIHAPKSGTVKQILVENAQPVEYGEPLVIIE; translated from the coding sequence ATGTCAAAAATGCACGTCGATCAGGAACTTATTCGCGACCTGGCAGCACTGCTCAATGAAACTGACCTTTCGGAAATCGAAGTGGAAGATGGTGACCTCAAAATCAGGGTTTGCCGCAATATGACTGTAGTGGCCGCATCACCGGCTGCTGCCCCGGCGGCGGCTCCTGCAGTAATAGCCGAAGCGGCAGAACCGCAGGCTGCTGACCATCCGGGCGCTGTATTGTCGCCAATGGTCGGCACAATCTATTGTGCCCCGGATCCAAATTCAGACAATTTCATCAGCGTTGGCGATAAAGTCAGCGCAGGCGATACCCTGATGATCGTGGAAGCAATGAAGGTGATGAACCATATTCATGCCCCCAAGTCCGGCACAGTGAAACAAATCCTGGTCGAAAATGCACAGCCGGTTGAATATGGTGAACCCCTGGTAATCATCGAATAA
- the aroQ gene encoding type II 3-dehydroquinate dehydratase: MTESTPGNILVINGPNLNLLGTREPEIYGKETLSDIEAKCRKHAANLDMSVTFRQSNAEGEIVDWIHEARTTARAIIINAGAYTHTSVALMDALLAVGLPVIEVHLSNIFKREEFRHHSYISPAAVGVICGFGSRGYLLALDALADIIEK; encoded by the coding sequence ATGACAGAGAGCACTCCAGGCAATATTCTGGTGATAAATGGCCCCAACCTGAACCTGTTGGGTACCCGTGAACCTGAAATATACGGCAAAGAAACCCTGTCCGATATCGAGGCAAAATGCAGAAAGCACGCTGCAAACCTGGATATGTCCGTGACATTCCGCCAGAGCAACGCGGAAGGTGAAATCGTCGACTGGATACACGAGGCCCGTACGACAGCACGGGCCATTATCATCAATGCCGGCGCCTACACCCATACATCAGTTGCCCTGATGGACGCCCTGCTGGCCGTCGGTCTGCCGGTAATTGAAGTTCACCTGTCGAACATTTTCAAACGCGAGGAATTCCGACACCACTCCTATATTTCACCTGCTGCTGTGGGTGTCATATGTGGATTTGGCAGCCGGGGTTACCTTCTGGCACTGGATGCCCTCGCCGATATAATTGAGAAATAA
- the purN gene encoding phosphoribosylglycinamide formyltransferase produces MLEIAVLISGRGSNLQALIDACADEEFPARIVRVISNKADAYGLERAKKAGIPTTVISHQDYDNKEAFEDAIDQELNACNVKMICLAGFMRILDARFVNRWKDRIINIHPSLLPSFKGLHTHERALESGVRFTGCTVHIVRPEMDDGPIILQAAVAVNPDETADELAGRILEYEHIIYPEALRLMASGKARVAGDKVIIESATYPDGGWINPLPGGDIDL; encoded by the coding sequence ATGCTGGAAATCGCCGTATTAATATCTGGTCGAGGTAGTAACCTGCAGGCCCTTATCGACGCCTGTGCGGACGAGGAGTTTCCGGCCCGTATTGTCCGGGTCATTTCCAACAAGGCTGATGCCTATGGCCTGGAGCGGGCAAAAAAGGCCGGGATTCCCACCACGGTTATCAGCCACCAGGACTATGACAACAAAGAAGCCTTTGAAGATGCTATCGATCAGGAGCTGAATGCCTGCAACGTCAAAATGATCTGTCTTGCCGGTTTTATGCGCATTCTTGACGCCCGCTTTGTCAACCGCTGGAAAGACCGGATTATCAATATCCATCCTTCTCTTCTGCCGTCTTTCAAGGGATTGCATACTCATGAACGGGCGCTCGAATCCGGCGTACGCTTCACCGGTTGCACGGTCCACATCGTTCGGCCGGAAATGGATGACGGTCCGATCATCCTGCAGGCGGCTGTCGCCGTCAATCCCGACGAAACAGCTGACGAACTGGCCGGACGAATTCTGGAATATGAACATATTATCTATCCGGAGGCTCTGCGCCTGATGGCCAGCGGCAAGGCCCGTGTTGCCGGCGACAAGGTGATCATTGAATCCGCTACTTATCCCGACGGCGGCTGGATCAATCCGCTGCCCGGCGGTGACATTGATCTTTGA
- the purM gene encoding phosphoribosylformylglycinamidine cyclo-ligase, which yields MSNHNQKTSYTYKDAGVDIDAGNALVDAIKPAAASTRRSGVTEDLGGFGALFDLKAAGYKDPILVSGTDGVGTKLKVAIESGRHDTVGIDLVAMCVNDLIVQGAEPLFFLDYFATGHLSVEAGRAIVGGIADGCRQANAALIGGETAEMPGMYADGDYDLAGFCVGAVEREDILNGEKIAPGDVVLGLASSGIHSNGFSLVRRLVEDSDLDYSAPCPYDPAKSFSEALLTPTKIYVKSCLANLKAGTLKGLSHITGGGFVENIPRVLPKNIAVEVDAGAWTLPPVFDWLRTQGNITAAEMAKTFNCGIGMAVVVAAEDAEKAIKLFEENGETVYAIGRVVAREDGAPATVVNGKAGDWGYDQDWTAVSAGKK from the coding sequence GTGAGCAATCATAATCAAAAAACCTCCTATACATATAAGGATGCAGGCGTCGATATTGATGCCGGTAACGCCCTTGTAGACGCCATCAAACCTGCTGCCGCTTCCACCAGGCGGTCCGGGGTGACCGAGGACCTGGGAGGCTTTGGCGCCCTGTTCGACCTGAAAGCGGCCGGGTACAAGGATCCGATCCTGGTTTCCGGCACAGACGGTGTCGGAACAAAACTTAAAGTCGCCATCGAATCCGGACGGCACGATACAGTCGGCATCGACCTTGTCGCCATGTGTGTAAACGACCTGATTGTGCAGGGTGCTGAACCTCTGTTCTTCCTCGATTATTTTGCCACAGGCCATCTGTCGGTGGAGGCTGGACGCGCCATTGTCGGGGGAATTGCCGATGGGTGTCGCCAGGCCAACGCTGCCCTGATCGGTGGCGAAACCGCGGAAATGCCCGGCATGTATGCCGATGGCGACTATGACCTGGCCGGTTTCTGTGTCGGTGCGGTTGAACGGGAAGATATCCTGAACGGTGAAAAAATCGCACCGGGAGATGTCGTACTGGGACTTGCCTCCAGCGGAATACACTCCAACGGTTTTTCCCTGGTCAGGCGTCTTGTTGAAGACAGCGATCTGGATTATTCAGCCCCCTGCCCCTACGACCCGGCAAAATCATTCAGCGAAGCCCTGCTGACCCCGACAAAAATTTATGTAAAAAGCTGCCTCGCCAACCTGAAAGCCGGCACGCTTAAAGGCCTCAGCCATATCACCGGCGGCGGTTTTGTCGAAAATATTCCCCGTGTTCTTCCCAAAAATATCGCGGTGGAAGTCGATGCCGGCGCCTGGACCTTGCCGCCGGTTTTTGACTGGCTCAGGACACAAGGCAATATCACCGCCGCAGAAATGGCCAAGACCTTTAACTGTGGTATCGGCATGGCCGTTGTGGTTGCGGCAGAAGACGCGGAAAAAGCCATAAAGCTTTTCGAGGAAAATGGTGAGACGGTTTACGCCATCGGCCGGGTTGTCGCCCGTGAGGATGGTGCGCCGGCCACTGTGGTCAATGGCAAAGCCGGCGACTGGGGCTATGATCAAGACTGGACTGCCGTCTCTGCCGGCAAGAAATAA